Within the Desertifilum tharense IPPAS B-1220 genome, the region GCATACACAATTACGGGCCCTTGGACAGACAGGGGCATGGGGTAAACGGTGAATTTCTGCCACTCCCACAACACCCAAGAAGCCACTAAGGCGGTCATTCCTCCAATCCCGTATAGGGCGTAGCGGGCGGTGCGAACGTACCAGGGGGGCGGGTCTTGATATTGAATGCGAACGGAGGCTTGTAACTCCGGCGGGCCGAGGGTATAGATATCGCCGTGATAGAGAGGCGTGCTGGAAACGCGGCGCTTGCGGCGATAGATGCCGTTAGTGGAGTTTTCATCCTTGAGGATAAACGGACCGCGCCGCCGATCGCGGGTTAGAGACAGATGAACTTGACTGACGACGGGGTTGCGAATCACAATATCGCAGGATTTGGAACTGCGTCCCAACAAATAGCGATCGCCTAAGAGGGGATAGACATCGGCTTGCGGCGCATCGGCATCTTGTACCAGCAGTTGCGGCACCCTAGCGTTGGGTTTGAGAACCAGTTTCGAGAAATTGACCTTGGCTTGAACCGTTTGAACGGCTTGGGTAATCGTTCCGATCAGAGTACGAGGTTGCTTGGGGGGTTGGGGAGAACTCATTCGCGCTTTGTCAGTCAATCAGGATGGGGTTATACCGGACTCAGGACGCACCCAACTGAGCCAGATCGAGAGAGGTTAGAGTACCAGGGGCGATCGCAGCTTGTGCCATCAGCAATTCCCCTCAAGGTTAGGACTGAGTACGCTGCTCGCTACAGCCCTTTGCTAGAAATAGCTTGTCCCTTCAGATACACGTAACCCCCGATCTATTCCAGGAATCTTCAGCGGTGGGTTGGGTGGAATTGCGCCTTACTCCCATCATACAAAATGGGCTAATCCGCTTAACTTTGGGGGGGGTGGCGTTCGGAATTGGGATTTTGGCGAAAGGTGGCAATTAACAAACAAACAATTCCCACATTAATAAACACATCGGCTAGGTTAAAAACGGGAAAGCGAATCAAGCGAAAATCGAGAAAATCCACCACATAACCGGCAACAAAGCGATCGACGCCATTCCCAATGGCTCCGCTTAAGATAAACCCATAGCCTGCTTGTTCCCAGCGATCCATTTGCGGGCCAAACCAAGCCAGCGCCATTAAGCCTAAACTGACCGCAAGCGAAAGCCAGCGCAACCATTGACCGTTATCGCTAAACAGACTAAAAGCGGCCCCATAGTTGCGAACGTAGGTGAAGTGAAACACCCCAGGAATAAGCGGCCAACTTTCTTGCAACGCAAAATTGGCCACCACCCATAACTTGGTGAGGTGATCGAAGCCAAAGCCAATCAGGGCAACAGTCCAGAATAAACGATTTTTTAGGGTCATGGGCGAATGGTTTGCAGGCCAATGACGGCACAATCTTTAATAAAACATGACACGCCGGAGCGTAAAGGCAAGGACTGTTGCAGCACACACTACTGCTAATTGTCCGGGAAGGGGGGAAAGGGAGTAGCGCCAAACGGCATCCCAAAACGGCATCGCCGGAGTGCTGAACCAGTTTAAGCTATGGCAAACAATTAAGTAGCCTAGTCCGGTGAGGTGAATGCACAGCAAGCCACACAAACAGCTAAACGCGAGGGATTCTAAGCGCGAGGGTAATTTAAATGCCAGGGAACCGCACACCCACGCGCCCGGAACGAATCCTAACAAATAGCCAAAACTCGGTTCTTGAATGTAACCCATCCCGCCGCCTTGGGCAAAGACGGGGAACCAGGTTAAACCCAGAACCAGGTAGGCAATTTGCGATAGCACTCCGGCGTTTTTACCCCCCAAGCAGCCAATCAGCAAAACCGCCCCGATTTGCGACGTGACACCGAGAGAGTACAGTTGATACCCATGCTCAGTCCAAGTCCACAGGGGCGTTGCAATAAAGGCTTCAATAAACGTGCCGCCAATGGTCAAAATTAGACCCGTCAGCGCCCACAGCAGTTCGGTGGGAGAAATCATAACAAAACGCAGATCGACGCGGGTTTGAGAGGGCGCTACCACCTGCTCCGACTGCGTTTTGGAGGCAATAGAGCGAGGCTTCACGCGAGGGGTTGTCCGGGGACAGGCGCTTCACCGCCTTGAAGCCCTAGCGATTCAAGCATCGCCCGGTCTTTTTCGGGGGGCTGGCCGAGGGTGGTGAGGTAATGACCGATGAGCATGGCGTTGATCCCGGCTTTGAGTCCTAGGGATTGCAACTCGCCCATAATGGCTTCTCGCCCTCCAGCATAGCGAATAATTTGTTGAGGGAGAATCAAACGGAAAATTGCGATCGCTTTGAGGGCTTCGTAGGGATCGAGTTTGGAGCGATCGCCCATTGGCGTCCCCGGTCTAGGATTGAGGAGGTTTAATGGGACAGATTCTACCTCTAAATCGCGCAAGGCTAAGGCTAAGTCTACGCGGTCTTCCCAGCTTTCGCCCATGCCTAAAATGCCGCCCGTACAGGCTTGAATGCCAACGGATTTTAGGTTTTTAATAGTTTCAGTGCGATCGCGCCAGCTATGGGTGGTGGCAACTTGGGGGAAAAAGTTTTCCGAGGCCTCTAGGTTGTGGTTGTAGCGGGTAACGCCTGCATCCTTGAGGGCTTGTGCCTGTTCGACGGTGATTTCGCCTAACGCGCAACAGGGTTTAATTTGGGTTTCCGCAATCACTTGGCGGACGGTTTCGAGAATTTGTTCAAATTCTTGGGACTTGGGACTGCTATATTTGGGGCCGCGTCCCTGACTTACCAAACAAAAGCGTTTCGCCCCGGCAGCAGCAGCGGCTCTCGCTTGGGCTAAAATCTCTTCTGAGGATTTTAAGCCATAAATGGGCGACTCATCGCCGGGATGATAGGCTGACTGAGCGCAAAAATTGCAATTTTCCGAACAATTCCCCGATTTAACGTTGACAATACTGCACAAATCCACGGTATTGCCACAACAAGCTTGTCGCACGCGGTTAGCCGCCTCGCACAAGAGTAAGATTTGCTCTTCTCCCTCAAGGGTAGCCAGAGATAAGGCTTGGTCGCGAGAGAGGCGATCGCCTGCAATAATGCGATCGCTAATCTGCTCTAACCAGGCTTGTAAATCCGATGCAGACAGCCAGCGTTCGGGAAACGCCAGATTCGATAAACTCACAGACTTTGATACTGGTGCTTGAACCACGTTCAGCCCCTTTGACGCGATATTTCAATGCTTAGGCATTGTATCACTACAGGGGGAAGAGGAAGGGAGTTGGGAGTTGTGGAAGAAGAAGGGAATTGGGAGTTAGGAGTTGGGGGTTGGGGAAGAAGGGAGTTAGGAATTAGGAGTTGGGGGTTGGGGAAGAAAGGGAATGGGCTATTGTCCTAGGTACCTACTCAGAACTCAGCACTCAGCACTCTTGAATCCCCCCATCCTCTTCTCACTCAGCACT harbors:
- the lspA gene encoding signal peptidase II is translated as MTLKNRLFWTVALIGFGFDHLTKLWVVANFALQESWPLIPGVFHFTYVRNYGAAFSLFSDNGQWLRWLSLAVSLGLMALAWFGPQMDRWEQAGYGFILSGAIGNGVDRFVAGYVVDFLDFRLIRFPVFNLADVFINVGIVCLLIATFRQNPNSERHPPQS
- a CDS encoding biotin transporter BioY; the encoded protein is MISPTELLWALTGLILTIGGTFIEAFIATPLWTWTEHGYQLYSLGVTSQIGAVLLIGCLGGKNAGVLSQIAYLVLGLTWFPVFAQGGGMGYIQEPSFGYLLGFVPGAWVCGSLAFKLPSRLESLAFSCLCGLLCIHLTGLGYLIVCHSLNWFSTPAMPFWDAVWRYSLSPLPGQLAVVCAATVLAFTLRRVMFY
- the bioB gene encoding biotin synthase BioB, with the translated sequence MVQAPVSKSVSLSNLAFPERWLSASDLQAWLEQISDRIIAGDRLSRDQALSLATLEGEEQILLLCEAANRVRQACCGNTVDLCSIVNVKSGNCSENCNFCAQSAYHPGDESPIYGLKSSEEILAQARAAAAAGAKRFCLVSQGRGPKYSSPKSQEFEQILETVRQVIAETQIKPCCALGEITVEQAQALKDAGVTRYNHNLEASENFFPQVATTHSWRDRTETIKNLKSVGIQACTGGILGMGESWEDRVDLALALRDLEVESVPLNLLNPRPGTPMGDRSKLDPYEALKAIAIFRLILPQQIIRYAGGREAIMGELQSLGLKAGINAMLIGHYLTTLGQPPEKDRAMLESLGLQGGEAPVPGQPLA